The DNA window TCGAACTTGAGGAGCTCCCCTCTCCTTCGACGTTGTGGAAGGCATTCAATCGGCTTGATATGGCGGTCTGGCACGTCCTGCTCAACCTCTCGGTCACACTCCTCCCGACCAACGGCGTCGTCGGGATTGATGCCTCCGGTTTCGACCGCAGTCACGCCTCGAAACACTACACGAAGCGAACGAAGTTGACGATTCAGCGGTTGAAAGTCACGCACCTCGTAGACACGAGGTCGAACGCAATCATCGACGTACACGTAACGATGACCCGAAAACACGACTCGCAAATTGCGCCGTCGCTCATCAAGCGGAATACCAATGATGTAGCGATTCTCCTCGGCGACAAGGGATACGATGATCAGAAGATTCGCGCATTAGCCCACGAAGAGGATGTTCGCCCGGTCATCAAGCATCGAGCGTTCTCGTCACTTCACAGGGCGTAGAATGCTCGACTGGACGCCGACCTCTACGGGCAGCGTAGTCAGAACGAAACGGTGAACTCTCGGCTTAAACGGAAGTACGGCGCATTCGTCCGCACACGGTACTGGTGGAAGCGGTTCCGTGAACTCGTTGTCTGCTGTCTCACTCACAACATTGACAAGGCACTCTGAACGTTCGATAGAGGAAATGTAGTGATCATCGAGGTTTATCGCCGGTCGGGAATCCATGAACCCCTCGTGAAAGATACGGAGCGCGTATTTAGCGCACAATCACGCGTTGACTTCTCAAAAGAGAGTGCTCAGGTTCGGGATTGATACTAGCTTCTTAACATTCTTGATGCTGCTAGTGAAATTACCATTTATGCGCCGTCGCGCATTCCTCGCGTCCGCCCTGACCGCCGCCTCCACCACCGCTGCGGGGTGTAGTGCTGTCGACTCGCGAACCGAACACACGGACCCGACAGTAAAAACCGACGACAATCCCCGGGATGATGGGAAATATCTCGAATTTCGCAAAGACGGCACTGACCTCGCTACCGTGGGCGTTGATCCCAGGTTTGCCCCCTTGCCGAACCATTTCCACACGTCGATTTCGCACCCTGAGGATACCGAACTGCAGTCGCTCACACAGCGGTTTGTGGCACTGGGCGGTGACGGCACCCCGCCACAGCTTTCGCTCCAAGGTCCGTTTATGGGCGACCACGAACCCCATCCGTCCGTATCACTGTTCCGAGAGGGGACGGCTGCAGTCGTCGAAGTCCACCGGTTCGGCGAGATCGCCAACGAGACCGTATTCATTGACCTCCCCGTCACCCGATGGCCGGAGTCGGCCCGACGAGTCGTCGTCGAAAGCACCGTCAAACTCGTCAAGCCGGGGCTACCCGACCGAACACACGTCCTCGACGGACAACTCGAATTCGAGGTTCCCGCTGAGACCGAAGCCGGTGAATGAACCGCTCAACACGCACATCTACCTAACGGTTGTTTCAGCGACGATGATGTCGAACGCATAGGATTTCAATAGACCCGCCTAATTGCATACTAGCGATAGAATCGGATCGAAGACAGCGTTGCGAGACGGGGTAAAACACTCGCGGAATGGTGCCTCTGACACGGGGAGGGGATGGGGTGTGGGGAAGACCGTAGCCACCGAGTGGGTCCCCGCGAGTGTACCAAGATGTAGAATATCCGTTCGGAAGAGACGACGGCCAAATAGTATTGGACCGACCTGTTGAATCATGCTGAACGACGATCGTACGATGGTTCGAGAAAAGGAACATCTACGTCGTGCCCAGCGGCATGCGCGTTTAGTTTCGCTGCAGCAGGTGACTCACGCACCGCAGTGGCGTCGTACCCCGCACCGTCGAAGGCCTCTGTGATCCAGCGTTTGCCTCGGAGTTGGAATTTCTGGTGGTACTCCTCTGCTACGTGAAAGTCCTCGAGCGGTTCGAGCCGCGTCTCGATCTCTTCTCGATCGAGTTCGGCGTTAGCCAGATACGTTTGTAGTTGATCCCGTTGATCGGCCGTCTCGGTAAAGACGATATGCTGGTACTGGCGTTTCTTTGGCTGTTTGTACGGATGGTGTTCGGCGAACGCCCACTCGAGGAGGTCGCCGAACGACAGCTGATCGGGATCGTACTTGAGTTGGACGACTTCGGTGTGGTCGCCCATAGCGTCGTAGGATGGCTCGGGTGTCGTCCCGCCGGCGTAGCCGACTCGCGTTCGAACGACGCCGTCCAGTGCGCCGGCTGCTGCGTCAGGTCCCCAGAAACAACCGAGCCCGAACGTCGCTGTTTCGGTGGTATCCGGCGCTTTCGCATCGAATGCTTCGATAACTGTTGGTGTGAGCATGGCAGTAGCGGGGTGACCGTGTTCGGTATCGTCGTTCCGGTCTGTACGTAGTTAACCCTGTCTCCGCCGCCCGTCGTAGCGCGCTCGAGGGGTGCGAGTCGCTCGACGTTTTGTTCTGTACATCGGACTCGTAGTCCATCTACACTGGCAATTCGGTGCACCCCGTCTGCTGAGTTACTGAATTTCGTAGGTGAGTTGTACAAAAACGTCGCCGTGTTTCTGGACGTCGACCAGTTTCAGGGACGGGCTGGTGATCCTGCGCGGCAGCAGTGGGGCACCCGAACCGAGTGTGACGGGCGCAACGCTGAGGATGATTTCGTCGAGCAGTCCGTGATCGTGGAACTGCCCGACGAGGTCACCCCCACCGACTAGCCATATGTTCTCACCGTCTACGGCATCGACCATCTCAGCATGGACGGGCGCAACGTCCCCCTGTACGAAGCGGATGTCCGCACCGTCGACCACCGGTAAGTCCCGAGTGCTGAATATCCAGGCCGGGATGTCGTACGGCCACTTTTCGGGGTCCTCGAGGAGGGTCTCGTGCTCAAGCAGCCACTCGTAGGTCGTCGACCCCATGGCAACAGCACCGACCTGATCGATGAACTGCCGGTAGTTGTCCTGGACACCCTCGATCTCGCCGAACTGGAAGAGCCAGTCCAGTGACTGGTCTTGGTCAGCGAGATACCCGTCGAGACTCGTGGCCGTGTAATAGTGGGTCTTCATCCGTCCAACCACTACTTTAGACGGCTTCTGAGGGTATAACGGTACTCACAACGAATTGGAACCTTGGAACTTCGACGGGGCAGGCTTCGATCAAGCTACCAGTCAAACTTGCAATTCTCTTCAGCCTTCAACGGAGCCGTCGACCCTACTGGCGTTCGAACGTCTGCCGGACAGCCTCGTGTTCATCGAAGGCCGACAGCGCCAACCCGAGTTTGATTCGTGCCTTCCACGGGGGAAGCTCACCGGCCGGAATCGTCCCGTGATCACGGAGCGTTTGGCTGCCACCGGGTCCACCGTATCGCGCACCGACAGCGCCGTCGTAACAGCGCGTCGCGACGACGACCGGAATTCCGTCAGCAACCGCATCGGCGACGGCATCGCCGAGTTCGGGGGTCGTGTTCCCGATGCCGCTCGCAGCCAGGACGATCCCGTCGACGCCGTCGGCGACGGCACGCTCGAGTTGTCGACCATCGACACCCAAGCCGCTGGTGACCACCTCGACTCGGGCCGTCGTCTCGAGAGCGGGGATCGAGACTGACTCGCTGCGGGGCTCGCGGCGGAGCGCCAGCCCGTCGGCCGTGATCTCTGCGACCGGTCCCGCATCGGGTGACGCGTAGGCTTCCGGACGTCCCGCCCGTGCTTTCGTCACCCATCTAGCTGCGTGGACGAGATTTCCAAACGCGATGTAGACGCCATCTCCGAAGCGGTCGTCACCCGCGACGCGAACCGCCTGCAGCAGATTCGCTGGGCCGTCCGCACCCGGACGATCCGCGGGTCGTTGCGCCCCAGTGAATACGACCGGTATCTCGGCGTCAACGACGAGGTCGAGGTAGTACGCCGACTCCTCCATCGTATCGGTGCCGTGAGTGATGACGACGCCGTCGACTCCGTCGTCCGCTGCGCGCTCGACGGCGCGTGCCATCGACGCGACGTCCCCGAACGAGAGGTGGAAGCTAAGCTCGTCGCAGACGGATTCGACGTCGAGAGTCGCTACGTCCTCGAGTTCGGGAACAGCGTCGACGAGATCGTCGCCGTCTTTGGACGGCGTTGCCCCGTCCGGGCCGTCCGTCGATGCGATCGTGCCACCGGTACTCAGAACACGAACCTGTGGGAGCGCCATGCGTCGCTGTTTTGGTCGAAGCTACTTCGCTGTTACCGGCCGGTAGTGGCTCAGGTCCAGTAGACGAAGGGGCGATCGTAACTGACGCTCGAATCGGGAATCAGGAATCGAGAATCCGGCTGCTCGATCACTCTATTTCTAACCGGCCGCTCCCCGCATCCGTCTCGTCGCTGTTCTCGTCCCACTCGAGTTCGAACTCGATGCTCAGCTCGCCGGGGCCGTCCGCCGGCCCCTCGCGTTCAGCTTTGACCTCGAAGGTCGGCTGTGCCGGCGGGTCCATCGTCACTGACTCCGATCCGGATTTCAGCGTTATCGTCTCGCCGTGGTCGAGTTTATCGGCGACACTGCGCAGATACGAGGCGATTTCTTCTCGAGGCAAGTCACTTTCCGATTTGAATAGTACTTCTTCGGGCATAGACTGAGACTACGTCCCCAGTGCCGATAAGTGCATCTGTTATACCGTGGCACATTTACATGTCCCGTTAGCCGACAGATACTGAAATTCCATTAGCAGTAGTAGACCCAGAAGGTGTGTCCGGCTGCACAGTCAACCTTCGTGTAATCACCGAATGCGGCTACGTACGGACTGATTTTTAGTTCTACGTCTGCATCCGGAATCGGGACGGTACTGGTCTCGCCGCATTTCGGGCACGCGACTTCTTCGGTTTCTTGGACTTGCATCTGCGCTGATCGTACAATATACACCACGAATGATAATGTAGTTTTCTGCGCTAAATCGAGAGAGTCGCTATCTGGATACTGACTGTGAGTTTCACAGGTCACACCCGATGACAAGCGAATGGAAAACAGCTGGTACGCAGCCGAACCTGTAGCACCAGTACCTGAGCCACGGCGAGTTCCTGACCACTCGTCTCCCTGGTCGGCATCACGAGGCTGCCTTCGTTGCCTGCTGCTGACCTATTGCCCGTTCGATCGAACGCGTCGTATTACAGCCGATCTCGCCGGTCCAGTTTCAGTTTCACTCTGGTTGGCTCGCCTATATACAACCTCGGATCCAAAAGTGGGCATAGAGGGGGCAACGACACCACCACACCTACCATCG is part of the Halopiger aswanensis genome and encodes:
- a CDS encoding dihydrofolate reductase family protein; the encoded protein is MVGRMKTHYYTATSLDGYLADQDQSLDWLFQFGEIEGVQDNYRQFIDQVGAVAMGSTTYEWLLEHETLLEDPEKWPYDIPAWIFSTRDLPVVDGADIRFVQGDVAPVHAEMVDAVDGENIWLVGGGDLVGQFHDHGLLDEIILSVAPVTLGSGAPLLPRRITSPSLKLVDVQKHGDVFVQLTYEIQ
- a CDS encoding peptide-methionine (S)-S-oxide reductase, which gives rise to MLTPTVIEAFDAKAPDTTETATFGLGCFWGPDAAAGALDGVVRTRVGYAGGTTPEPSYDAMGDHTEVVQLKYDPDQLSFGDLLEWAFAEHHPYKQPKKRQYQHIVFTETADQRDQLQTYLANAELDREEIETRLEPLEDFHVAEEYHQKFQLRGKRWITEAFDGAGYDATAVRESPAAAKLNAHAAGHDVDVPFLEPSYDRRSA
- a CDS encoding asparaginase, which gives rise to MALPQVRVLSTGGTIASTDGPDGATPSKDGDDLVDAVPELEDVATLDVESVCDELSFHLSFGDVASMARAVERAADDGVDGVVITHGTDTMEESAYYLDLVVDAEIPVVFTGAQRPADRPGADGPANLLQAVRVAGDDRFGDGVYIAFGNLVHAARWVTKARAGRPEAYASPDAGPVAEITADGLALRREPRSESVSIPALETTARVEVVTSGLGVDGRQLERAVADGVDGIVLAASGIGNTTPELGDAVADAVADGIPVVVATRCYDGAVGARYGGPGGSQTLRDHGTIPAGELPPWKARIKLGLALSAFDEHEAVRQTFERQ
- a CDS encoding amphi-Trp domain-containing protein, whose protein sequence is MPEEVLFKSESDLPREEIASYLRSVADKLDHGETITLKSGSESVTMDPPAQPTFEVKAEREGPADGPGELSIEFELEWDENSDETDAGSGRLEIE